The Vicia villosa cultivar HV-30 ecotype Madison, WI linkage group LG1, Vvil1.0, whole genome shotgun sequence genome includes a region encoding these proteins:
- the LOC131631550 gene encoding probable protein phosphatase 2C 40 — MPLLCFNVDTYSPLLGSHDQNIFSLCSLHLCDLLSHTPTLSPFLYKLTISLLSFCIACHILNSTILLSYFVFTSSSSSHLRLITEERNMLSPEGEIKITFGYKCNNDRGISSEITEIRRTSSFSCLSGAALSANATLANTNICNGKIGGEILPSWDSPNSFRRVPSSPSHSRLDRLSSSLPNSLSYLSCSPSTASDSLEYELKSASDRSSSDGFLIATEVQVAGGAAGEDRVQAVCSEENGWLFCAIYDGFNGRDAADFLAGTLYDTIISYLDKLIWELEPGSTAASNHADLGEFFRYKLDDSLHCHEGRSQSSTSRESFSRGVLDSLEHALSQAENDFLYMVEQEMVERPDLVSIGSCVLLLLLHGNDLYTLNLGDSRAVLATCSNDDRMSKTERLETIQLTDNHTVDNEAEKARLIAEHPDDPKVVIAGKVKGKLKVTRAFGVGYLKKKNLNDALMGILRVRDLTSPPYVSTQPSLNVHKISNSDQFVIVGSDGLFDFFSNEEAVTLVESYIISNPFGDPAKFLIEQLVARAADSAGFSMEELMNVPAGRRRKYHDDVTVIVIMLGMNQRTSKASTCI; from the exons ATGCCCCTCTTGTGTTTCAATGTTGACACATATTCTCCACTTCTTGGTTCACACGACCAAAACATTTTTTCTCTATGCTCTCTTCACCTTTGTGATTTGCTAAGTCACACTCCCACTCTCTCTCCCTTTCTATATAAACTCAcaatttctcttctctctttctgTATAGCTTGCCACATTCTGAATTCAACAATTCTTTTATCCTACTTTGTCTtcacttcatcatcatcatctcatcTTAGGCTAATAACTGAG GAGAGAAACATGCTTAGTCCTGAAGGAGAAATTAAAATAACTTTTGGTTACAAATGCAATAATGATAGAGGTATTTCTAGCGAGATCACCGAAATCCGTAGAACAAGTAGTTTCTCTTGTTTATCTGGTGCAGCCTTAAGTGCAAATGCTACACTAGCCAACACAAACATCTGCAATGGTAAGATAGGTGGAGAGATCCTTCCGAGTTGGGACTCTCCTAATTCGTTTCGTAGAGTACCTTCTTCGCCAAGTCATTCACGGTTGGATAGATTATCGTCTTCCCTCCCAAATAGTCTCTCTTACCTTAGTTGCAGTCCATCAACTGCTAGTGACAGCCTTGAATACGAGTTGAAATCTGCGAGTGATCGTTCCAGTAGCGACGGATTTCTTATTGCCACTGAAGTTCAAGTAGCAGGAGGAGCTGCAGGCGAAGATAGAGTTCAAGCGGTTTGTTCTGAAGAAAATGGCTGGCTCTTTTGCGCAATTTATGACGGGTTTAATGGAAGAGATGCTGCTGATTTTCTAGCAGGTACCCTTTACGACACCATCATATCTTATCTAGATAAGTTAATTTGGGAATTGGAGCCAGGTTCCACCGCAGCTTCCAATCACGCGGATTTGGGTGAATTCTTTCGATATAAGTTGGACGATAGTCTTCATTGTCACGAGGGTCGTTCTCAGTCAAGCACATCGCGCGAGTCTTTTTCGCGTGGAGTACTTGATAGCCTCGAACATGCTCTCAGTCAGGCTGAGAACGATTTCTTATACATGGTTGAGCAGGAAATGGTGGAACGTCCGGATTTAGTTTCGATTGGATCTTGTGTTCTGCTTTTGCTTCTTCATGGTAATGATTTGTATACATTGAATCTTGGAGACAGTAGAGCAGTATTGGCGACATGCAGTAACGATGACAGAATGAGTAAGACTGAAAGACTCGAGACTATACAGCTTACAGATAATCACACCGTCGATAACGAAGCTGAAAAAGCTAGACTCATTGCTGAACATCCTGATGATCCTAAGGTCGTCATAGCAGGAAAAGTGAAAGGTAAATTGAAGGTCACTCGTGCATTCGGAGTTGGCTACTTAAAAAAG AAAAATCTGAATGATGCTTTGATGGGAATCCTTAGAGTTCGCGACCTTACGAGCCCACCATATGTTTCCACTCAACCATCACTAAATGTCCATAAAATCTCAAACTCCGATCAATTTGTTATAGTAGGGAGCGATGGTTTATTCGactttttcagcaatgaagagGCGGTGACACTTGTTGAGTCTTACATCATAAGCAATCCTTTTGGGGATCCTGCAAAGTTTCTCATAGAGCAACTTGTAGCTAGAGCAGCTGATTCTGCAG GTTTCAGCATGGAAGAGTTGATGAATGTTCCGGCCGGAAGGAGAAGAAAGTACCATGATGATGTTACTGTAATAGTGATCATGCTTGGGATGAATCAACGGACTTCAAAAGCTTCAACTTGCATCTAA